The following are from one region of the Cloacibacterium sp. TD35 genome:
- the lipA gene encoding lipoyl synthase produces the protein MENQIQDTTTNKPKWIRVKLPTGKNYRELRTLVDKYKLNTICQSGSCPNMGECWGEGTATFMILGNICTRSCGFCGVKTGKPLDVNWDEPEKVARSIKLMKIKHAVLTSVDRDDLKDMGSIIWAETVNAVRRISPGTTMETLIPDFQGIHKHIDRLVEVAPEVISHNMETVKRLTREVRIQAKYERSLEVLRYLKEAGQNRTKTGIMLGLGETKEEVFETIQDVRNANVDVITIGQYLQPTKKHLPVKRFVELEEFEEYRIFAESLGFRHVESSPLVRSSYHAEKHIH, from the coding sequence ATGGAAAATCAAATTCAAGATACCACTACCAATAAACCAAAATGGATTCGTGTAAAACTTCCTACAGGAAAAAATTACAGAGAATTAAGAACATTGGTTGATAAATATAAACTGAACACCATTTGTCAAAGTGGTTCTTGTCCGAACATGGGAGAATGTTGGGGAGAAGGAACCGCCACTTTTATGATTTTGGGAAATATCTGTACCAGAAGTTGTGGATTCTGTGGCGTGAAAACAGGTAAACCGCTTGATGTAAACTGGGACGAACCCGAAAAAGTAGCACGTTCTATTAAGTTAATGAAAATTAAGCACGCCGTTTTAACTTCTGTAGACCGAGATGATTTGAAAGATATGGGTTCTATTATCTGGGCAGAAACAGTAAATGCGGTGCGCAGAATTTCTCCGGGAACTACTATGGAAACGTTGATTCCAGATTTCCAAGGGATTCATAAACACATTGATAGATTGGTAGAAGTAGCACCAGAAGTGATTTCTCACAATATGGAAACCGTAAAAAGATTAACCAGAGAAGTAAGAATTCAAGCGAAGTACGAACGTTCTTTGGAGGTTTTAAGATATTTAAAAGAAGCAGGACAAAACCGTACCAAAACTGGAATTATGCTCGGTTTGGGCGAAACGAAAGAAGAAGTTTTTGAAACCATTCAGGATGTGAGAAATGCAAATGTAGATGTGATTACGATTGGGCAATATCTTCAGCCAACTAAAAAACATTTACCAGTAAAACGTTTCGTAGAACTGGAAGAATTTGAAGAATACAGAATTTTCGCAGAAAGCTTAGGTTTCCGTCATGTAGAAAGTTCGCCTTTGGTTCGTTCTTCTTATCATGCAGAAAAACATATTCACTAA
- a CDS encoding dienelactone hydrolase family protein: MKRFSYSLLLFFVFGFVFSQSKIVVKETTYSSKGKNFKSYVAYDASKKGKLPVVMIVPEWWGVNDYAKYRAKKIAELGYFAMVVDMYGDGKFVETPQEAQELATPFYQNAVLAKENFDVATAYVKTFKNVNSSKVAAIGYCFGGAMVLNMARQNPELKGVVSFHGNLMTGVKPTHNNVKILVCNGAADNFVPEKEIEEFKKEMMENKFDYQFINYPDAVHAFTNPNSTAVGKKFNMNIAYNKSADVKSWQEMKTFLAKIFK; the protein is encoded by the coding sequence ATGAAAAGATTTAGTTATAGTTTATTGTTATTTTTCGTATTTGGTTTTGTTTTTTCTCAGTCAAAAATTGTTGTTAAAGAAACCACTTATTCATCAAAAGGGAAAAATTTTAAATCTTATGTAGCTTATGACGCCTCTAAAAAAGGAAAATTACCAGTGGTAATGATTGTTCCAGAATGGTGGGGCGTAAATGATTATGCAAAATACAGAGCCAAAAAAATTGCAGAATTAGGTTATTTTGCAATGGTTGTTGACATGTATGGCGATGGAAAATTTGTAGAAACGCCTCAAGAAGCTCAAGAGTTAGCAACTCCTTTTTATCAGAATGCAGTTTTGGCAAAAGAAAATTTTGATGTGGCAACAGCTTATGTTAAAACGTTCAAAAATGTCAATTCTAGTAAAGTTGCAGCAATTGGATACTGTTTTGGAGGAGCAATGGTGCTGAATATGGCAAGACAAAACCCAGAATTGAAAGGCGTAGTAAGTTTTCACGGGAATTTAATGACCGGTGTAAAACCAACACATAACAATGTGAAAATTTTAGTTTGCAATGGTGCTGCAGATAATTTTGTTCCTGAAAAAGAAATCGAGGAATTCAAAAAAGAAATGATGGAGAATAAGTTTGATTATCAATTCATTAATTATCCTGATGCAGTTCACGCTTTTACCAATCCTAATTCTACTGCGGTGGGCAAAAAGTTTAATATGAATATTGCTTACAATAAGTCTGCAGATGTAAAATCTTGGCAGGAAATGAAAACCTTTTTAGCGAAAATTTTCAAATAA
- a CDS encoding CinA family nicotinamide mononucleotide deamidase-related protein, with the protein MKNAVLITIGNEVLSGTTVDTNSNFIAKELSKIGISVSQIFTISDEIEIIKNTLQSAFQLTDLVITTGGLGPTKDDKTKKAFCEFFNDEIVYDEETFQHLKTRLERIGRLEIIERNREQAMILSKSKVFQNHNGTAPSLMVEDNGKIAICLPGVPYEVKPLVKDQIIPYLQKEFESNFLKIRTVSVVNYPESLLSDALEEWELNLPENFSLSYLPIANRVKLKLTASGKDLEVLENQLEEEISKIRPLLKAHIISEHGDKIEEILHDFLISRNLTISTAESCTGGELSHLITSVSGSSNYFLGGICTYQTQKKIEILGVSEDLIQEKTVVSAEVAQAMSLGCQKLFKTDVTLSTTGVAGPNSDEFNSEIGTVFYSIRVKDFEKTFRLYLPHLERKDFMNFVSQKVLQDLIQILIQENL; encoded by the coding sequence ATGAAAAACGCTGTCCTTATTACGATAGGAAACGAGGTTCTGTCTGGAACTACGGTAGATACCAATTCTAATTTTATTGCAAAAGAATTATCAAAAATTGGGATTTCTGTTTCGCAGATTTTTACCATTTCAGATGAAATAGAAATTATTAAAAATACATTACAATCTGCCTTTCAGTTGACTGATTTGGTAATTACAACAGGCGGGCTTGGCCCAACCAAAGATGATAAAACCAAGAAAGCTTTTTGTGAATTTTTCAATGATGAAATCGTTTATGACGAAGAAACTTTTCAGCATCTGAAAACCAGATTAGAACGCATAGGAAGGTTAGAAATCATCGAAAGAAACAGAGAACAAGCCATGATTCTTTCTAAATCTAAAGTTTTCCAAAATCATAATGGAACAGCACCGAGTTTAATGGTAGAAGATAACGGCAAAATAGCGATTTGTCTTCCTGGTGTTCCTTATGAAGTGAAACCTCTAGTTAAAGACCAAATTATTCCTTATCTACAAAAAGAATTTGAATCTAATTTTTTGAAAATTAGAACTGTTTCTGTGGTGAATTATCCTGAGAGTTTATTGTCTGATGCTTTAGAAGAATGGGAACTGAATTTGCCTGAAAATTTTTCACTTTCATATTTGCCAATCGCCAATAGAGTTAAGTTGAAATTAACGGCTTCAGGAAAGGATTTAGAAGTTTTGGAAAATCAATTAGAAGAAGAGATTTCTAAAATAAGACCATTGCTGAAAGCGCATATTATTTCTGAACACGGTGACAAAATAGAAGAAATTTTACATGATTTTTTAATTTCAAGAAATTTAACTATTTCTACGGCTGAAAGTTGTACTGGTGGAGAATTATCACATTTAATAACAAGTGTTTCTGGAAGTTCAAATTACTTTTTAGGCGGAATTTGCACCTATCAAACACAGAAAAAAATTGAAATCTTAGGTGTTTCTGAGGATTTAATTCAAGAAAAAACAGTAGTTTCAGCAGAAGTAGCACAAGCGATGAGTTTAGGTTGCCAGAAATTATTTAAAACGGATGTTACACTTTCTACCACTGGTGTTGCAGGACCTAATTCAGATGAATTCAATTCAGAAATCGGCACTGTTTTTTATTCGATTAGAGTAAAAGATTTTGAAAAGACTTTCAGATTGTATCTTCCTCATTTAGAGCGCAAAGATTTTATGAATTTTGTTTCTCAGAAGGTTTTGCAAGATTTAATTCAGATTTTAATTCAAGAAAATCTTTAA
- a CDS encoding head GIN domain-containing protein, producing the protein MKKIIFSFLVLLVQVAYSQTSKNFGDFSAVKVYDRINVTLVKSSENKIQVKNDNPDVEIVNKNGDLKIRMIPTKLMQGDKAEVTVFYEDINEIQASQGSKITSDGAIDSKMLSITSNEGSTLNLQVDVNLLNSKANSGGIINVSGTAEIQDVLVNSGAQFNGRDLDSETVTITTNAGGNAEVNASKIINATTRAGGNIDVYGSPKDRNTKNVLGGKITFK; encoded by the coding sequence ATGAAAAAAATAATTTTTAGTTTCCTAGTTCTTTTGGTTCAGGTAGCTTATTCGCAAACTTCCAAAAATTTTGGAGATTTCAGCGCAGTAAAGGTTTATGATAGAATTAATGTAACCCTTGTAAAATCCAGTGAAAATAAAATTCAGGTTAAAAATGATAACCCAGATGTAGAAATTGTCAATAAAAATGGTGACCTCAAAATCAGAATGATTCCTACTAAGCTCATGCAAGGCGACAAAGCTGAGGTAACTGTTTTCTATGAAGATATTAACGAAATTCAAGCCAGTCAAGGTTCTAAAATTACTTCTGATGGAGCAATAGATAGCAAAATGCTCAGCATTACTTCAAACGAAGGTTCTACTTTAAATTTACAGGTAGATGTGAATTTATTGAATTCTAAAGCCAATTCTGGTGGAATCATTAATGTGTCTGGAACCGCAGAAATTCAAGATGTTTTGGTGAATTCTGGTGCACAATTTAATGGTAGAGATTTAGATTCAGAAACTGTTACCATCACTACAAATGCAGGTGGGAATGCAGAAGTAAATGCCTCTAAAATTATTAATGCTACAACTAGAGCAGGCGGAAATATAGACGTCTATGGTTCTCCCAAAGACAGAAATACCAAAAATGTTTTAGGCGGAAAAATAACATTCAAATAA
- a CDS encoding M13 family metallopeptidase, whose protein sequence is MKKISIAVLAFSGMLILDSCGTQKQATTETTPIPIEELKPAELPENGIAIELMDKSVRPQDDFYNYVNGTWMKTAQIPADKASWGSFNELREKTDLNSLKILDNLLKETYAKGTEGQKIQDIYATYMDMDKRNADGIAPIKGDLAKIDAIKTMADLQKYLVEATKTGDNPFYSWGVYADLKNSTDNAVYMGDVNLGLGRDYYQKDNEENTKTIGQYKDYLTKLYTVLGYKNPEVAAQKVIDFEKTAAQTLIPNEKIRDANLQYNPKTLPELKTLVKNVDLPSYLKNAGVNTDRVIIGELDYYKNLDKFLNAKNLPFIKDFLKVKLLNGSASVLDQKLDDLQFDFYGRTLSGQKEQRAMNKRALSTINGVLGEAFGKLYVDKYFSAEAKAEMVTLIDYLKKSYVQHISNLSWMSDETKTKALDKLSKFTVKVGYPDEWKDYSKLQVLSKNEGGTLYGNLKNVSFWAYQKELDKVGKKVDKKEWGMTPQTVNAYYNPVNNEIVFPAAILQAPFFDFKADPAVNFGGIGAVIGHEISHGFDDSGAMFDGDGNLKNWWTDADKKNFEEATKKLAEQYSKYEPVKGTFVNGLFTNGENIADLGGVAIAYDALQMYLKDKGNPGLISGYNQDQRFFLSWGTIWRTKSTEKYMINQVKTDPHSPGLYRAFGPLVNTESWYKAFEVKEGDQHYKKPEDRIKIW, encoded by the coding sequence ATGAAAAAAATATCAATCGCTGTGTTAGCTTTTTCAGGAATGCTCATTTTAGATTCTTGTGGCACTCAGAAACAAGCAACTACAGAAACTACTCCTATTCCAATTGAAGAATTGAAACCAGCAGAACTTCCAGAAAACGGAATTGCCATTGAACTGATGGACAAATCAGTTCGTCCGCAAGACGATTTTTACAACTACGTAAACGGAACTTGGATGAAAACGGCTCAGATTCCTGCGGATAAAGCAAGTTGGGGAAGTTTCAATGAATTAAGAGAAAAAACAGACTTAAATTCTCTTAAAATTTTAGACAATTTGTTGAAAGAAACTTACGCAAAAGGAACTGAAGGTCAAAAAATTCAGGATATTTATGCTACTTACATGGATATGGATAAGCGTAATGCAGACGGAATTGCTCCTATTAAAGGTGATTTAGCAAAAATCGATGCCATTAAAACGATGGCAGATTTACAAAAATATTTAGTAGAAGCTACCAAAACTGGTGATAATCCTTTCTATTCTTGGGGAGTTTATGCAGACCTTAAAAATTCTACAGATAATGCCGTTTACATGGGAGATGTAAACCTTGGTTTAGGAAGAGATTATTATCAAAAAGATAATGAAGAAAACACCAAAACCATCGGTCAATACAAAGATTATTTAACCAAATTATACACGGTTTTAGGATATAAGAATCCAGAAGTTGCGGCTCAAAAAGTAATTGACTTTGAAAAAACTGCAGCACAAACTTTAATCCCTAACGAAAAAATTAGAGATGCTAATCTTCAATACAATCCGAAGACTTTACCAGAACTGAAGACTTTGGTGAAAAATGTAGATTTACCATCTTATCTTAAAAACGCTGGTGTAAATACAGACCGAGTAATCATTGGTGAATTAGATTACTATAAGAATTTAGATAAATTTTTGAATGCTAAAAATTTACCATTCATCAAAGATTTCTTAAAAGTGAAATTATTAAACGGAAGTGCTTCTGTTTTAGACCAAAAATTAGACGATTTACAGTTTGATTTCTACGGAAGAACTTTGAGCGGACAAAAAGAACAACGCGCGATGAATAAACGTGCACTTTCTACCATAAATGGAGTTCTTGGTGAAGCTTTCGGGAAATTATATGTAGATAAATATTTCTCTGCCGAAGCTAAAGCAGAAATGGTAACCTTAATTGATTATCTTAAAAAATCTTACGTTCAGCATATTTCTAATCTTTCTTGGATGAGTGATGAAACCAAAACGAAAGCATTAGATAAATTGTCTAAATTCACTGTAAAAGTAGGTTATCCAGATGAATGGAAAGACTATTCTAAATTACAAGTGCTTTCTAAAAACGAAGGAGGAACACTGTACGGAAATCTTAAAAATGTTTCTTTTTGGGCTTATCAAAAAGAATTAGATAAAGTAGGTAAGAAAGTTGATAAAAAAGAGTGGGGAATGACTCCTCAAACTGTAAATGCTTACTACAATCCGGTAAATAACGAAATCGTTTTCCCTGCTGCTATTTTACAAGCGCCATTCTTTGATTTCAAAGCAGATCCTGCTGTAAATTTCGGCGGAATCGGAGCGGTAATTGGTCACGAAATTTCTCACGGATTTGATGATTCTGGAGCAATGTTCGATGGAGATGGAAACCTTAAAAATTGGTGGACTGATGCTGATAAAAAGAACTTCGAAGAAGCTACTAAAAAATTAGCGGAACAATACAGCAAATATGAGCCAGTAAAAGGAACTTTCGTAAACGGTTTATTTACAAATGGCGAAAATATTGCAGATTTAGGTGGAGTTGCAATTGCTTATGATGCATTACAAATGTATCTTAAAGACAAAGGAAATCCAGGATTAATTAGTGGTTACAACCAAGATCAAAGATTTTTCTTAAGTTGGGGAACCATCTGGAGAACTAAATCTACTGAAAAATACATGATTAATCAGGTGAAAACAGATCCACATTCACCAGGTTTATACAGAGCTTTTGGTCCTCTAGTTAATACAGAATCTTGGTACAAAGCTTTCGAAGTGAAAGAAGGTGACCAGCATTATAAAAAACCTGAAGACAGAATTAAAATCTGGTAG
- a CDS encoding M13 family metallopeptidase encodes MKKVPFLVLAAAAVLTVSSCASQKQLPENGIALHFMDTSVRPQDDFFTYVNGNWVKTVEIPSDKASWGSFNELREKTDENSLAILNNILTEKYAEGTEGKKIQDLYSSFMNWDKRNADGINPIKADLAKIDAIKTVADLQKYLVEATPNGDNIFYMWRVGADLKASNDNAIYLGGPALGLGKDYYQKENEANTKTLAEYTKYVSSMLTVLGYQNANETATKIVDLEKRLAKTLLTNEEGRDANKRYNPKTVSELSGLVKNVDLAGYLNQVGVKTDRVILGELGYFKNFDAFVNEANLPLLKDYMKYHMLSGNAGVLDKKLDDMRFDFYGKYLQGQKEQRAMNKRGLEVVNGILGEAFGKLYVEKYFPAEAKEEMVTMVDYLKKAYHDHISNLDWMSDDTKVKALDKLSKFKVKIAYPDQWEDYSKLTVSPDSYFQNRQNITTWNYQKNVEKIGTKVDKTKWGMTPQTVNAYYSASNNEIVFPAGILQAPFFDFKADPAVNFGGIGAVIGHEISHGFDDGGSRFDGDGNLNNWWTDEDRKKFEVATAKLDAQYSAYEPVKGSFVNGKFTMGENIADLGGVNIAFDALQMYLKDKGNPGKISGFDQNQRFFLSWATVWRTKGTEKFYINQVKTDPHSPGMYRAVGPLVNTEAWYKAFGVKEGDKHFKKPEERIKIW; translated from the coding sequence ATGAAAAAAGTACCTTTTCTAGTGCTGGCAGCAGCAGCTGTGCTTACAGTTAGCTCTTGTGCATCACAAAAACAATTACCAGAAAACGGAATTGCTCTTCATTTTATGGATACTTCAGTTCGTCCACAAGATGATTTCTTCACTTATGTAAACGGAAACTGGGTGAAAACGGTAGAAATTCCTTCGGACAAAGCAAGTTGGGGAAGTTTTAATGAACTTCGTGAGAAAACAGACGAAAACTCTTTAGCCATTTTGAATAATATTTTGACAGAGAAATATGCAGAAGGAACAGAAGGCAAAAAAATTCAAGATTTGTACTCTTCTTTCATGAATTGGGACAAGAGAAATGCAGACGGAATTAACCCAATAAAAGCAGATTTAGCAAAAATTGATGCTATTAAAACTGTAGCAGATTTACAAAAATATTTGGTAGAAGCTACTCCAAATGGCGATAATATTTTCTATATGTGGAGAGTAGGCGCAGACCTTAAAGCGTCTAATGATAATGCGATTTATCTTGGCGGTCCAGCTCTAGGTTTAGGAAAAGATTACTATCAAAAAGAAAACGAAGCCAACACCAAAACCCTTGCAGAATACACCAAATATGTTTCGAGCATGTTGACAGTTTTGGGTTATCAAAATGCAAATGAGACTGCTACAAAAATTGTAGATTTAGAAAAGAGATTAGCAAAAACTTTGTTAACCAACGAAGAAGGAAGAGATGCTAATAAGCGTTACAATCCTAAAACCGTTTCAGAGCTTTCAGGGTTGGTTAAAAATGTAGATTTAGCAGGATATTTAAATCAAGTTGGTGTAAAAACTGATAGAGTAATTCTTGGTGAACTAGGATATTTTAAAAACTTTGATGCTTTCGTAAACGAGGCGAATCTTCCTCTGCTAAAAGATTACATGAAATACCACATGCTTTCTGGAAACGCTGGCGTTTTAGATAAAAAACTAGACGATATGCGTTTTGATTTTTACGGAAAATATCTTCAAGGTCAAAAAGAACAACGTGCCATGAACAAGCGTGGGCTAGAAGTAGTAAATGGTATTTTGGGTGAAGCTTTCGGTAAATTATATGTAGAAAAATATTTTCCAGCAGAAGCAAAAGAAGAAATGGTAACCATGGTAGATTATCTTAAAAAAGCATACCATGACCATATCTCAAACCTTGATTGGATGAGTGATGATACTAAAGTGAAAGCTCTTGATAAATTATCGAAATTCAAAGTGAAAATTGCATATCCAGACCAATGGGAAGATTATTCTAAATTAACGGTAAGCCCAGATTCATATTTCCAAAACAGACAAAATATCACGACTTGGAATTATCAGAAAAATGTAGAAAAAATTGGAACAAAAGTAGATAAAACAAAATGGGGAATGACCCCTCAAACCGTAAACGCATATTACAGTGCTTCTAATAATGAAATCGTTTTCCCTGCCGGAATTTTACAAGCGCCTTTCTTTGATTTCAAAGCAGATCCTGCAGTAAATTTTGGAGGAATTGGAGCGGTAATTGGTCACGAGATTTCTCACGGATTTGACGATGGTGGTTCTAGATTTGACGGAGATGGAAACCTTAACAATTGGTGGACAGACGAAGACAGAAAGAAATTTGAAGTAGCTACTGCTAAGCTAGATGCTCAATATTCTGCTTACGAACCAGTAAAAGGAAGTTTCGTAAACGGTAAATTTACCATGGGAGAAAATATTGCAGATTTAGGTGGTGTAAATATCGCTTTTGATGCGCTTCAAATGTACCTTAAAGACAAAGGAAACCCAGGCAAAATCAGTGGATTTGACCAAAATCAAAGATTTTTCTTAAGCTGGGCAACCGTTTGGAGAACCAAAGGAACTGAGAAATTCTACATTAACCAAGTGAAAACAGATCCGCACTCTCCAGGAATGTACAGAGCAGTTGGCCCACTAGTAAATACAGAAGCTTGGTATAAAGCATTTGGTGTAAAAGAAGGTGACAAACATTTTAAAAAACCAGAAGAAAGAATCAAAATCTGGTAA
- a CDS encoding alpha/beta hydrolase family protein gives MKFTVEKNIVLENPATKSFLADAFVPEKEGKLPLVIFAHGYKGYKDWGAWNLVAEKFAKNGFYIVKFNFSHNGTSLENPGDFADLESFAQNNYSKELSDLDYVIEYFSIDNRVDAENITLIGHSRGGGISVIAASENSKINNIITLASVDTLNRFPVGEKLEEWKNQGVYYNYNSRTKQQMPHHIQFLEDYLANEDRFSVENAAKNFKGNFLIIHGSEDEAVPYSAAKNLHSWAVNSELILVEKGNHTFGAKEPWLDFKLPTLLNTVVNDCIKFLKK, from the coding sequence ATGAAATTTACTGTAGAAAAAAATATAGTTTTAGAAAATCCTGCAACCAAATCTTTTTTGGCTGATGCTTTTGTTCCAGAAAAAGAAGGAAAATTACCACTCGTGATTTTTGCCCATGGTTACAAAGGTTATAAAGATTGGGGTGCTTGGAATTTGGTGGCGGAAAAGTTTGCTAAAAACGGATTTTATATCGTGAAATTTAATTTCTCGCACAATGGAACTTCGCTTGAGAATCCAGGTGATTTTGCAGATTTAGAAAGTTTCGCACAAAATAATTATTCTAAGGAATTGAGCGATTTAGATTATGTAATAGAATATTTTAGTATAGATAATCGAGTAGATGCAGAAAATATTACCTTAATCGGACATTCTAGAGGTGGTGGAATTTCCGTCATTGCTGCTTCTGAAAATTCTAAAATCAATAACATCATCACTTTGGCAAGTGTAGACACATTGAATAGATTTCCTGTTGGCGAAAAATTAGAAGAATGGAAAAATCAAGGTGTTTATTACAATTACAACAGCCGAACCAAGCAACAGATGCCTCATCATATTCAGTTTTTAGAAGATTATTTAGCAAATGAAGATAGATTTTCTGTAGAAAATGCTGCTAAAAATTTTAAAGGAAATTTCTTAATTATTCACGGTTCAGAAGATGAAGCAGTTCCGTATTCTGCTGCCAAAAATTTACATTCATGGGCAGTAAATTCAGAATTGATCTTGGTTGAGAAAGGCAATCATACTTTCGGTGCCAAAGAACCTTGGTTAGATTTTAAATTGCCCACTTTGCTGAATACTGTGGTGAATGATTGTATCAAATTTTTGAAAAAATAA
- a CDS encoding flavin reductase family protein, which produces MKTINPSELSPMQVQMILQTAVSPRPIALASTIDKNGNVNLSPFSFFNLFSSNPPILIFSPARRVRDNSTKDTLHNVLEVPEVVIGNVNFDMVQQVSLSSTEYETGVDEFIKSGLTKNPAELVKPPLIAESPVNFECKVIEVKPLGNEGGAGNLVICEVLKIHIREEFLNEEGNLDQKKLDLVSRLGGNWYGRTTVETLFEVPKPLVTKGIGFDQLPSEIKHSSVFTGNDLGMLANVEQLLQGNFSADEKVHVVAQKLLLESKIEEAWKILNI; this is translated from the coding sequence ATGAAAACAATCAATCCATCAGAATTGTCGCCTATGCAAGTACAAATGATTTTGCAAACAGCTGTTTCTCCGAGACCTATCGCACTAGCTTCTACCATAGACAAAAACGGAAATGTGAATCTTTCGCCGTTTAGTTTTTTTAATTTATTCAGTTCTAATCCACCGATTTTAATTTTTTCTCCAGCGAGAAGAGTTCGAGATAATTCTACAAAAGACACGCTTCATAATGTGCTAGAAGTTCCAGAAGTTGTAATCGGAAATGTGAATTTTGACATGGTTCAGCAAGTTTCACTTTCGTCTACAGAATATGAAACGGGTGTAGATGAATTTATTAAATCTGGATTAACTAAAAACCCAGCAGAATTGGTAAAACCACCACTCATTGCAGAATCACCTGTGAATTTTGAATGTAAAGTCATCGAAGTAAAACCTCTTGGAAACGAAGGTGGCGCTGGAAATTTAGTCATCTGTGAAGTTTTAAAAATTCATATTAGAGAAGAGTTTTTAAATGAAGAAGGAAACCTAGACCAGAAAAAACTAGATTTGGTTTCTAGATTGGGCGGAAACTGGTACGGAAGAACAACTGTAGAAACACTATTCGAAGTTCCAAAACCATTGGTTACCAAAGGAATTGGCTTTGATCAGTTGCCTTCAGAGATTAAACATTCTAGCGTTTTTACAGGAAATGATTTAGGAATGTTGGCGAATGTAGAACAACTACTTCAAGGAAATTTTTCAGCAGATGAAAAGGTACATGTAGTAGCTCAAAAACTTCTTTTAGAGAGTAAAATAGAAGAAGCTTGGAAGATTTTGAATATTTAA